A single region of the Erythrobacter sp. genome encodes:
- the carA gene encoding glutamine-hydrolyzing carbamoyl-phosphate synthase small subunit, producing the protein MALSASSPAQPKGATGCIVLADGTVIWGRGFGAEGSAVGEVCFNTAMTGYQEVMTDPSYAAQIVTFTFPHIGNVGANPEDVESRVESAVGCVVREDVTEPSNFRSLERFTEWMEAAGKIGLSGVDTRALTRRIRMTGAPNAVIAHDPDGKFDIPALVGRAREWAGLEGMDLASRVSREKREEWTGGHWRLGFGYGEATSEKPHVVAVDYGSKDNIFRNLVRAGAKVTVVPAKATFEEIMELAPDGVFLSNGPGDPAATGEYAVPVIRQLLEADVPIFGICLGHQMLAIAAGAKTVKMHQGHRGANHPVQRVAFEEGGGWGETSGLVEITSMNHGFAVDAATLPPEVEQTHVSLFDGTNCGIAIKGKRAFGVQYHPEASPGPQDSFYLFEKFVGGLG; encoded by the coding sequence ATGGCCCTTTCCGCCTCTTCGCCTGCGCAACCCAAAGGGGCGACGGGATGTATCGTTCTGGCCGATGGCACGGTCATCTGGGGGCGCGGTTTCGGTGCCGAGGGAAGCGCGGTAGGCGAGGTCTGCTTCAACACCGCGATGACGGGATACCAGGAGGTGATGACCGATCCCTCCTACGCTGCGCAGATCGTCACCTTCACCTTTCCGCATATCGGCAATGTCGGTGCCAATCCCGAGGACGTCGAAAGCCGCGTCGAGAGCGCGGTCGGCTGCGTCGTGCGCGAGGACGTGACCGAGCCGTCGAATTTCCGCAGCCTCGAACGCTTCACCGAATGGATGGAAGCCGCCGGCAAGATCGGGCTTTCCGGCGTCGACACCCGCGCGCTGACCCGCCGCATCCGCATGACCGGGGCGCCGAACGCGGTGATCGCGCATGATCCGGACGGCAAGTTCGACATTCCCGCTCTGGTCGGGCGCGCCCGCGAATGGGCGGGGCTGGAAGGCATGGACCTGGCCAGCCGCGTCTCCCGCGAAAAGCGCGAGGAATGGACCGGCGGGCACTGGCGGCTCGGCTTCGGCTATGGCGAGGCGACGTCGGAAAAGCCGCACGTGGTCGCGGTCGATTACGGGTCGAAGGACAATATTTTCCGCAACCTCGTGCGCGCCGGGGCGAAGGTCACGGTCGTGCCCGCCAAGGCGACGTTCGAGGAAATCATGGAGCTCGCCCCTGACGGCGTGTTCCTGTCGAACGGCCCGGGCGACCCGGCGGCGACGGGGGAATATGCCGTGCCGGTGATCCGGCAATTGCTCGAAGCGGACGTGCCGATCTTCGGCATCTGCCTCGGCCACCAGATGCTCGCGATCGCGGCGGGGGCCAAGACGGTGAAGATGCACCAGGGCCACCGCGGCGCGAACCATCCGGTGCAGCGCGTGGCGTTCGAAGAGGGTGGGGGCTGGGGCGAGACGTCGGGCCTCGTCGAGATCACCAGCATGAACCACGGCTTCGCGGTCGACGCGGCGACGCTGCCGCCCGAGGTCGAGCAGACCCACGTCTCCCTGTTCGACGGGACCAATTGCGGCATCGCGATCAAGGGCAAGCGGGCGTTCGGGGTGCAGTATCACCCTGAGGCAAGTCCGGGGCCGCAGGACAGCTTCTACCTGTTCGAGAAGTTCGTCGGGGGGCTGGGGTGA
- a CDS encoding phage holin family protein, with protein sequence MNATRTKARKDSATLATSSPGGEESLPPDSANGIEDPFDPATLPDDLPADPTTVGPPEEGLSESLTEELAALIDDTRTYAEAELAFQKTRASLAGKNAGIALGLVVVAVVVLHVAVLALAVGLVMALAPLVTIWGSIAIVVGALLALTGLLGWMAMKRGKRISAIFAKDEPAAAAGEE encoded by the coding sequence GTGAACGCGACGCGGACGAAAGCGCGGAAGGATTCGGCCACCCTGGCGACGTCCTCGCCGGGTGGCGAGGAGTCGTTGCCGCCCGACAGCGCGAACGGGATCGAGGACCCCTTCGATCCCGCCACCCTGCCCGACGATCTGCCTGCCGACCCCACGACCGTCGGCCCGCCCGAGGAGGGGCTTTCCGAAAGCCTCACCGAGGAACTCGCCGCGCTGATCGACGATACGCGGACCTATGCCGAGGCCGAGCTCGCCTTCCAGAAGACGCGCGCCAGCCTCGCCGGCAAGAACGCCGGAATCGCGCTCGGCCTTGTCGTGGTCGCTGTGGTCGTGCTGCACGTCGCGGTGCTGGCCCTCGCGGTCGGACTTGTGATGGCGCTCGCCCCGCTGGTAACGATCTGGGGTTCGATCGCGATCGTGGTCGGCGCGCTGCTTGCCCTCACGGGCCTGCTCGGCTGGATGGCGATGAAGCGGGGCAAGCGGATCTCGGCGATCTTTGCCAAGGACGAGCCTGCAGCTGCCGCGGGGGAAGAGTGA
- a CDS encoding carbamoyl-phosphate synthase large subunit, whose translation MTPPPLAEWPGAEIAPGVAFQGDGSLTLEAGESGLPVLSFWRPILFREETDEPIAGRMDCKVVAAEQPYDEAAFDPDAKHAATAGARERQGFIDEDVLRDIGEHTRRLDVVGRRNAPHQHYVLSYILVRDGARMIDIRRNCTFVHGKGITKIDALPYVYRYTKLTYGFEPNGATG comes from the coding sequence ATGACGCCGCCGCCGCTCGCCGAGTGGCCCGGCGCGGAGATCGCGCCCGGCGTGGCGTTTCAGGGCGACGGGTCGCTCACGCTCGAAGCGGGCGAAAGCGGGCTTCCGGTCCTGTCCTTCTGGCGCCCGATCCTCTTCCGCGAGGAAACCGACGAGCCCATCGCAGGCCGGATGGACTGCAAGGTCGTCGCTGCCGAGCAGCCCTATGACGAAGCCGCCTTCGACCCGGACGCGAAGCACGCCGCCACCGCCGGGGCGCGCGAGCGCCAGGGCTTCATCGACGAGGACGTGCTGCGCGACATCGGCGAGCATACCCGCCGCCTCGACGTCGTCGGCCGCCGCAACGCGCCGCACCAGCACTATGTCCTCTCCTACATCCTCGTGCGCGACGGGGCGCGGATGATCGACATCCGCCGCAACTGCACATTCGTCCACGGCAAGGGCATCACGAAGATCGACGCGCTGCCTTACGTCTATCGCTACACCAAGCTGACCTACGGCTTCGAACCGAACGGAGCGACAGGATGA
- the eno gene encoding phosphopyruvate hydratase gives MTAIIDLQGREILDSRGNPTVEVDVLLDDGSFGRAAVPSGASTGAHEAVELRDGDAARYKGKGVLKAVEAVNTEIRELLVGAFDAEDQRDIDLSLIALDDTPNKGRLGANAILGTSLAVAKAAAAARGLPLYSYIGGVSAHVLPVPMMNIINGGEHADNPIDIQEFMVMPVGADSIAEGVRWGSEIFHTLKKGLADKGLATAVGDEGGFAPDLASTRDALDFIMGSIEQAGFKPGEDVVLALDCAATEFFREGRYEISGENLSLSGEEMADYLAKLCGDYPIRSIEDGMSEDDFEGWKALTDLLGDRVQLVGDDLFVTNPKRLADGIARGLGNSLLVKVNQIGTLTETLEAVDMATRARYTSVMSHRSGETEDATIADLAVATNCGQIKTGSLARSDRLAKYNQLIRIEEELGTSADYAGAGCFGALGG, from the coding sequence ATGACCGCGATCATCGACCTTCAAGGGCGCGAAATCCTCGACAGCAGGGGCAATCCCACGGTGGAAGTCGATGTCCTGCTCGACGACGGCAGTTTCGGGCGCGCGGCCGTGCCCTCGGGCGCATCGACCGGCGCTCACGAGGCGGTCGAGCTGCGCGACGGCGACGCGGCGCGCTACAAGGGCAAGGGCGTGCTGAAGGCGGTCGAGGCGGTCAACACCGAAATCCGCGAGCTGCTCGTCGGTGCTTTCGATGCCGAGGACCAGCGCGACATCGACCTGTCGCTGATCGCTCTCGACGACACGCCCAACAAGGGCCGGCTCGGCGCGAACGCGATCCTCGGCACCAGCCTTGCGGTCGCCAAGGCGGCGGCCGCGGCGCGCGGCCTGCCGCTCTATTCCTATATCGGCGGGGTTTCGGCGCACGTGCTGCCGGTGCCGATGATGAACATCATCAATGGGGGCGAACACGCCGACAACCCGATCGACATCCAGGAATTCATGGTCATGCCGGTCGGCGCGGATTCGATCGCGGAAGGCGTGCGCTGGGGGTCGGAAATCTTCCACACGCTCAAGAAGGGCCTGGCCGACAAGGGTCTCGCCACGGCTGTGGGTGACGAAGGCGGCTTTGCCCCCGACCTTGCGAGCACGCGCGATGCGCTCGATTTCATCATGGGCTCGATCGAGCAGGCCGGGTTCAAGCCGGGCGAGGACGTGGTGCTGGCGCTGGACTGCGCGGCGACCGAATTCTTCCGCGAGGGCCGTTACGAGATTTCGGGCGAGAACCTCTCCCTTTCGGGCGAGGAAATGGCCGACTACCTCGCCAAGCTGTGCGGCGACTACCCGATCCGTTCGATCGAGGACGGCATGAGCGAGGACGATTTCGAGGGCTGGAAGGCGCTGACCGATCTTCTCGGGGACCGCGTCCAGCTGGTCGGCGACGACCTGTTCGTGACCAATCCCAAGCGCCTTGCCGACGGGATCGCCCGCGGCCTTGGCAATTCGCTGCTGGTCAAGGTCAACCAGATCGGCACGCTGACCGAGACGCTCGAAGCGGTCGATATGGCGACCCGCGCGCGCTACACCAGCGTCATGAGCCACCGTTCGGGCGAGACTGAGGACGCGACCATCGCCGACCTCGCGGTCGCGACCAATTGCGGGCAGATCAAGACCGGCAGCCTCGCCCGGTCGGACCGCCTCGCCAAATACAACCAGCTGATCCGTATCGAGGAAGAGCTCGGCACCAGCGCCGATTACGCGGGCGCTGGTTGCTTCGGCGCGCTGGGAGGCTAA
- the ribH gene encoding 6,7-dimethyl-8-ribityllumazine synthase — MARLLIVEARFYEHLNDQLIAGARAVIEAAGHEAEVLTVPGALEVPGAIALAAESGEYDAFVAIGVVIRGETYHFEIVAGESARAIMALTMDGIAIGNGILTVENEAQAIARADPAQKNKGGEAARAALAMMALAERFAR, encoded by the coding sequence ATGGCCCGTCTCCTCATCGTCGAAGCGCGCTTCTACGAACACCTCAACGACCAGCTGATCGCGGGCGCGCGCGCCGTGATCGAGGCGGCGGGGCACGAAGCCGAAGTCCTGACCGTGCCCGGTGCGCTCGAAGTACCGGGCGCCATCGCGCTCGCGGCGGAAAGCGGAGAGTACGACGCCTTCGTGGCGATAGGCGTGGTGATCCGGGGTGAGACCTATCATTTCGAGATCGTTGCGGGCGAAAGCGCGCGCGCGATCATGGCGCTGACGATGGACGGCATTGCCATCGGCAACGGCATCCTGACGGTCGAGAACGAAGCCCAGGCCATCGCCCGAGCCGACCCCGCACAGAAGAACAAGGGCGGCGAGGCAGCGCGCGCCGCGCTCGCGATGATGGCGCTCGCCGAGCGTTTCGCGCGCTGA
- the carB gene encoding carbamoyl-phosphate synthase large subunit, whose amino-acid sequence MPKRTDISSILVIGAGPIIIGQACEFDYSGTQAIKALKEEGYRVILVNSNPATIMTDPEFADATYIEPITPEIVAKIIAKEKPDALLPTMGGQTALNCALKLDEMGVLAEHGVEMIGARADAIDKAENRQRFREAMDAIGLESARSGVANTLDEAREVLERTGLPAIIRPSFTLGGTGGGIAYNTQEFERIVREGLDASPTTEVLIEESLLGWKEYEMEVVRDRKDNAIIICAIENVDPMGVHTGDSITVAPALTLTDKEYQIMRSASIAVLREIGVETGGSNVQFAVNPKDGRLIVIEMNPRVSRSSALASKATGFPIARVAAKLAVGYTLDEITNEITGATPASFEPTIDYVVTKIPRFAFEKFKGAEATLSTAMKSVGEVMAIGRNFAESMQKALRGLETGLDGFNRVPELEGAAKDVITAALSKRTPERILKVAQAFREGLSVEEIGAVTFYDPWFLRQIEAIIEAEREVQTDGLPRDAEGLRRLKAMGFSDRRLATLAVRSVGVAGGLAETKAKSSGLLHTALQAMAGATDESEVRALRAKLGVFPVFKRIDSCAAEFEAITPYMYSTYEAPSFGEAECEADPSDRRKIVILGGGPNRIGQGIEFDYCCVHACFALAEAGFETIMVNCNPETVSTDYDTSDRLYFEPLTAEDVLEILRVEQSKGELVGVIVQFGGQTPLKLAQALEDAGIPILGTSPDAIDHAEDRERFAKLVNKLKLKQPDNGIAYTRDEAAAVAARIGYPVLLRPSFVLGGRAMEIVDSEAQLDDYIANAVTVSGDSPVLVDQYLRDAIEVDVDALCDGTEVRVAGVMQHIEEAGVHSGDSACTLPPYSLPPEVIAEMERQADALARALNVVGLMNVQFAVKDGEVYLIEVNPRASRTVPFVAKAIGQPVAKIAARVMAGEKLADFEPFRRDLPYMAVKEAVFPFSRFPGADPVLTPEMKSTGEVMGIDRDFEAAFLKSQMGVGMALPREGTLFVSVKNSDKAGIVEAVRTLIGEGFRILATSGTQGYLAEQGLDVERVNKVAEGQPHIVDKIIDGEIALIFNTTEGWQSLLDSKSIRASALEKKVPYYTTAAASRAAAAAIRAVKPHQLEVRSLQDYYGGPTT is encoded by the coding sequence ATGCCCAAACGCACCGACATCTCCTCCATCCTCGTCATCGGCGCGGGCCCCATCATCATCGGGCAGGCGTGCGAGTTCGACTATTCGGGCACGCAGGCGATCAAGGCGCTGAAGGAGGAAGGCTACCGGGTCATCCTGGTGAACTCCAACCCGGCGACGATCATGACCGATCCCGAGTTCGCCGATGCGACCTATATCGAGCCGATCACGCCCGAAATCGTCGCCAAGATCATCGCCAAGGAAAAGCCCGACGCGCTGCTGCCGACGATGGGCGGGCAGACCGCGCTCAATTGCGCGCTGAAACTGGACGAGATGGGCGTGCTGGCAGAGCACGGGGTCGAGATGATCGGCGCGCGCGCCGACGCCATCGACAAGGCGGAGAACCGCCAGCGTTTCCGCGAGGCGATGGACGCGATCGGCCTCGAAAGCGCGCGCTCGGGCGTCGCCAACACGCTCGACGAAGCGCGCGAGGTTCTGGAACGCACGGGGCTCCCTGCGATCATCCGACCCAGCTTCACCCTGGGCGGGACGGGCGGCGGGATCGCCTACAACACGCAGGAATTCGAGCGCATCGTGCGCGAGGGGCTCGACGCTTCGCCCACCACCGAGGTCCTGATCGAGGAATCGCTCCTCGGTTGGAAGGAATACGAGATGGAGGTGGTGCGCGACCGCAAGGACAACGCGATCATCATCTGCGCGATCGAGAACGTCGATCCGATGGGCGTGCATACGGGCGATAGCATCACCGTCGCCCCGGCGCTGACCCTCACCGACAAGGAATACCAGATCATGCGCTCGGCCAGCATCGCCGTGCTGCGCGAGATCGGGGTCGAGACGGGCGGCTCAAACGTCCAGTTCGCGGTCAATCCCAAGGACGGCCGCCTGATCGTGATCGAGATGAACCCGCGCGTCTCGCGTTCGTCGGCGCTGGCGTCCAAGGCAACCGGCTTTCCCATCGCCCGCGTCGCGGCGAAGCTGGCCGTGGGATACACGCTCGATGAAATCACCAACGAAATCACCGGCGCGACGCCTGCCAGTTTCGAGCCGACCATCGACTATGTCGTGACCAAGATCCCGCGCTTCGCCTTCGAGAAGTTCAAGGGGGCGGAAGCCACGCTGTCGACCGCGATGAAGTCCGTCGGCGAAGTCATGGCGATCGGGCGCAATTTCGCCGAGTCGATGCAGAAGGCGCTGCGGGGGCTCGAGACCGGGCTCGACGGGTTCAACCGCGTGCCCGAACTCGAAGGGGCGGCGAAGGACGTCATCACCGCGGCCCTGTCGAAGCGCACGCCCGAGCGCATCCTGAAAGTGGCACAAGCCTTTCGCGAGGGGCTGTCGGTCGAGGAAATCGGCGCGGTCACTTTCTACGACCCGTGGTTCCTGCGCCAGATCGAGGCCATCATCGAGGCCGAGCGCGAGGTGCAGACAGACGGCCTTCCGCGCGATGCCGAAGGGCTGAGGCGATTGAAGGCGATGGGCTTTTCCGACCGGCGATTGGCGACGCTCGCGGTGCGTTCGGTCGGGGTCGCGGGCGGGCTTGCCGAGACCAAGGCGAAGTCGTCGGGCCTGCTCCACACCGCGCTGCAGGCGATGGCGGGGGCGACCGATGAAAGCGAGGTCCGTGCCCTGCGCGCCAAGCTCGGCGTATTCCCGGTGTTCAAGCGGATCGATTCCTGCGCCGCCGAATTCGAGGCGATCACGCCCTATATGTATTCGACCTACGAAGCGCCCAGCTTCGGCGAGGCCGAGTGCGAGGCGGACCCGAGCGACAGGCGCAAGATCGTCATCCTCGGCGGCGGCCCGAACCGGATCGGGCAGGGGATCGAATTCGACTATTGCTGCGTCCACGCCTGTTTCGCGCTGGCCGAAGCGGGCTTCGAGACGATCATGGTCAATTGCAATCCCGAAACCGTCTCGACCGATTACGACACCTCCGACCGGCTTTATTTCGAGCCGCTTACGGCCGAGGACGTGCTCGAAATCCTGCGGGTCGAACAGAGCAAGGGCGAGCTGGTCGGCGTGATCGTCCAGTTCGGGGGGCAGACGCCGCTCAAGCTGGCGCAGGCGCTGGAGGATGCGGGCATCCCGATCCTCGGGACAAGCCCCGACGCGATCGACCACGCCGAGGACCGCGAACGCTTTGCCAAGCTGGTCAACAAGCTGAAGCTGAAACAGCCCGACAACGGTATCGCCTACACCCGCGACGAGGCGGCGGCTGTGGCCGCGCGGATCGGCTATCCGGTGCTGCTGCGGCCAAGTTTCGTGCTGGGCGGACGGGCGATGGAGATCGTCGATAGCGAAGCCCAGCTCGACGACTACATCGCCAATGCCGTGACCGTCTCCGGCGACAGTCCGGTGCTCGTGGACCAGTACCTGCGCGACGCGATCGAGGTCGATGTCGACGCCCTGTGCGACGGGACGGAAGTGCGCGTCGCGGGCGTGATGCAGCATATCGAGGAGGCGGGCGTCCATTCGGGCGATTCCGCCTGCACCCTGCCGCCCTATTCGCTGCCGCCTGAGGTCATCGCGGAAATGGAGCGCCAGGCCGATGCGCTTGCCCGTGCATTGAATGTCGTCGGCCTGATGAATGTCCAGTTCGCGGTCAAGGACGGGGAAGTCTACCTGATCGAGGTCAACCCGCGCGCCAGCCGCACCGTCCCCTTCGTCGCCAAGGCGATCGGCCAGCCCGTCGCCAAGATCGCGGCGCGGGTCATGGCGGGCGAGAAGCTCGCCGATTTCGAGCCTTTCCGGCGCGACCTGCCCTACATGGCGGTGAAGGAGGCGGTCTTCCCCTTCAGCCGTTTCCCCGGCGCGGACCCCGTCCTCACGCCCGAGATGAAATCGACCGGCGAGGTCATGGGCATTGATCGCGACTTCGAGGCCGCTTTCCTCAAATCGCAGATGGGCGTCGGCATGGCGCTCCCGCGCGAGGGCACGCTGTTCGTCTCGGTCAAGAATTCGGACAAGGCCGGGATCGTCGAGGCGGTCCGCACGCTTATCGGCGAAGGTTTCCGCATTCTCGCGACTTCCGGCACGCAGGGCTATCTTGCCGAACAGGGGCTTGACGTCGAACGGGTCAACAAGGTCGCCGAAGGCCAGCCGCATATCGTCGACAAGATCATCGACGGCGAGATCGCGCTCATCTTCAACACCACCGAAGGCTGGCAGTCGTTATTGGATTCGAAATCGATCCGGGCGAGCGCGCTGGAAAAGAAGGTGCCCTATTACACCACGGCGGCCGCATCGCGCGCCGCAGCGGCGGCGATTCGCGCGGTAAAGCCGCACCAGCTTGAAGTCCGCTCCCTGCAGGACTACTATGGTGGGCCGACCACGTAA
- the greA gene encoding transcription elongation factor GreA, which translates to MATMEKVPMLVEGYERLTADLKALREERPKIVDAIEEARAHGDLSENAEYHAAKERQGQVEAQIAEIEDKVSRAQIIDPRTLSGDKIIFGATVTLLDEDDKPVKYQIVGQTEADAAKGRISYSSPMARALIGKQVGDEIEVTVPSGDKFYLVEKIEFI; encoded by the coding sequence ATGGCAACGATGGAAAAGGTTCCGATGCTGGTGGAAGGGTATGAGCGGCTGACCGCCGATCTCAAGGCCCTGCGCGAGGAACGCCCGAAGATCGTCGACGCGATCGAGGAAGCACGCGCGCACGGCGACCTGTCGGAAAACGCCGAATATCACGCCGCGAAGGAACGTCAGGGCCAGGTCGAGGCGCAGATCGCCGAGATCGAGGACAAGGTCAGCCGCGCCCAGATCATCGATCCCAGGACACTGTCGGGCGACAAGATCATCTTCGGTGCGACCGTGACCCTGCTCGACGAGGACGACAAGCCCGTCAAATATCAGATCGTCGGCCAGACCGAGGCGGATGCGGCCAAGGGGCGGATCTCCTACTCCTCGCCGATGGCGCGCGCGCTGATCGGCAAGCAGGTCGGCGACGAGATCGAGGTGACGGTCCCTTCGGGAGACAAGTTCTATCTCGTCGAGAAGATCGAATTCATCTGA
- a CDS encoding winged helix DNA-binding protein: protein MDLTPFADQLLAIARQLREGDFTNTAPAAVPPAPAAAAPAPVVDLDQRRRRHAVLARKTYAARRRRGAIFGDEEIFGEPAWDILLDLYIAHVERKPVSVSSACIGSAAPPTTGLRWLGVLADRGLVAREHDPEDQRRVLVRLTESGLEAMDRYFALAGGAA, encoded by the coding sequence GTGGATCTCACGCCCTTCGCCGACCAGCTCTTGGCGATTGCGCGACAATTGCGCGAGGGCGATTTCACGAACACCGCGCCGGCCGCCGTGCCCCCGGCGCCTGCAGCGGCCGCCCCCGCCCCGGTTGTCGACCTCGACCAGCGACGCCGCCGCCATGCCGTCCTCGCCCGAAAAACCTATGCCGCGCGGCGCCGCCGGGGTGCGATTTTCGGCGACGAGGAAATATTCGGAGAGCCCGCCTGGGACATCCTGCTCGACCTCTACATCGCCCATGTCGAGCGCAAGCCCGTGTCGGTGTCGAGCGCGTGCATCGGTTCCGCCGCGCCGCCGACGACGGGGCTGCGCTGGCTCGGCGTGCTGGCGGATCGCGGACTGGTGGCCCGCGAACACGATCCCGAAGACCAGCGCCGCGTGCTGGTTCGCCTGACGGAAAGCGGGCTCGAGGCGATGGACCGCTATTTCGCTCTCGCCGGAGGAGCCGCTTAG
- a CDS encoding DUF4170 domain-containing protein, translating into MEETTPSQRLHLVMGGRVKDPRGYEFQDPESLHVVGVFSSYEAAVEAWRAQAQRTVDDAEMKYVVVHIHKLLTPEE; encoded by the coding sequence ATGGAAGAAACCACCCCCAGCCAGCGCCTCCACCTCGTCATGGGCGGCCGCGTCAAGGATCCGCGCGGGTACGAATTCCAGGACCCCGAAAGCCTCCACGTCGTCGGCGTGTTCAGCTCCTACGAAGCCGCCGTCGAAGCCTGGCGCGCTCAGGCGCAGCGCACGGTCGACGATGCCGAGATGAAATATGTCGTGGTCCACATCCACAAGCTGCTGACACCCGAAGAGTGA
- the ribB gene encoding 3,4-dihydroxy-2-butanone-4-phosphate synthase: MDTSTVTRVRELVESGAFTRAGLARAAGLHANTLRDCAEDSWNPTAETLAKLAAFLDENDERPVLVGIEEIIDEARNGRMYILVDDEDRENEGDLIIPAQMATPAAINFMATHGRGLICLALDRARVDALGLEPMSRNNKESMQTAFTISIEAKEGVTTGISAADRARTISVAIDATKGADDIVTPGHVFPLAARDGGTLVRAGHTEAAVDISRLAGLNPSGVICEIMNEDGTMARMDDLVRFARKHDLKIGTIRDLIAYRMRNDHLVERTGERSFESDYGGHWRLITYRDRVEGNEAYVLQKGHVVPGEPTLARVHPISVFDDVLGQPGPRKRTLQRAMEAVGEHGSGIIVILTGRVGTGAWSKDEELRNIGIGSQILADLGVHDMILLSNSRPDLVAIEGFGLTITGHRPIPE; the protein is encoded by the coding sequence ATGGACACATCGACCGTCACACGCGTGCGCGAGCTCGTCGAGAGCGGCGCCTTCACCCGCGCCGGGCTCGCCCGCGCCGCCGGGCTCCATGCCAACACTTTGCGCGACTGCGCCGAGGACAGCTGGAATCCTACCGCCGAAACCCTCGCCAAGCTCGCCGCCTTCCTCGACGAAAACGACGAACGCCCGGTCCTCGTCGGGATCGAGGAGATCATCGACGAGGCGCGCAACGGGCGGATGTACATCCTCGTCGACGACGAGGACCGAGAGAACGAGGGCGACCTCATCATCCCCGCCCAGATGGCGACGCCTGCCGCGATCAATTTCATGGCGACTCACGGGCGCGGCCTCATCTGCCTCGCGCTCGACCGGGCGCGGGTCGATGCGCTCGGGCTCGAACCGATGAGCCGCAACAACAAGGAATCGATGCAGACCGCCTTCACCATCTCGATCGAGGCGAAAGAGGGTGTCACCACGGGCATCTCGGCCGCCGACCGGGCGCGCACGATCTCGGTCGCGATCGACGCCACCAAAGGAGCGGATGACATCGTCACACCGGGCCACGTCTTCCCCCTCGCCGCGCGCGACGGGGGCACGCTCGTGCGCGCCGGCCACACCGAGGCAGCGGTCGACATCTCGCGCCTTGCCGGCCTCAACCCATCGGGCGTGATCTGCGAGATCATGAACGAGGACGGCACCATGGCGCGCATGGACGACCTTGTCCGCTTCGCGCGCAAGCACGACCTCAAGATCGGCACGATCCGCGATCTCATCGCCTACCGGATGCGCAACGATCACCTCGTCGAACGCACCGGTGAACGCTCCTTCGAAAGCGACTATGGCGGCCACTGGCGGCTCATCACCTATCGCGACCGGGTCGAGGGCAACGAAGCTTATGTTCTCCAGAAGGGCCATGTCGTCCCCGGCGAGCCGACCCTCGCCCGCGTCCACCCGATCTCGGTCTTCGACGACGTGCTCGGGCAACCCGGCCCCCGCAAGCGCACGCTCCAGCGCGCGATGGAAGCGGTGGGCGAGCACGGCTCGGGCATCATCGTCATCCTGACCGGGCGCGTCGGGACGGGAGCGTGGAGCAAGGACGAGGAACTGCGCAATATCGGCATCGGCTCACAGATCCTCGCCGATCTCGGCGTCCACGACATGATCCTGCTGTCCAATTCGCGCCCGGACCTCGTCGCTATCGAAGGCTTCGGGCTGACCATCACCGGCCACAGGCCGATCCCGGAGTAA
- a CDS encoding LuxR family transcriptional regulator: MQRHFARLDRIDDIAAAIEYGCEVAKEEGVVRQSYHVTPLFEEPTSPSTIVYSRGFSQEWLDLYQRAEFRRDDPIPRRVLESGTMMTWREAMEAKPNTPANEAYFEAMRDHGLIHGFGVPLFGMHGRDAYAAIDFGRPIEEVSDSQLGLVRAIAQAAHQRVCVLIESAPEKISLSEREREVLEWFTEGKSLSVTADIMGLSPDTVKTYARRIYAKLDASDRVGAVVKALRLGLVHV, from the coding sequence ATGCAGCGACACTTCGCCCGCCTCGACCGGATCGACGACATCGCAGCGGCGATCGAATATGGTTGCGAAGTGGCGAAGGAAGAGGGCGTGGTGCGCCAGAGCTATCACGTCACGCCGCTGTTCGAGGAGCCGACTTCGCCGTCGACCATCGTCTATTCGCGCGGCTTTTCGCAGGAATGGCTCGATCTCTACCAGCGCGCGGAATTCCGCCGCGATGACCCGATCCCGCGCCGGGTGCTGGAGTCGGGCACGATGATGACGTGGCGCGAGGCGATGGAGGCGAAGCCGAACACGCCTGCCAACGAAGCCTATTTCGAAGCGATGCGCGATCACGGGCTCATCCACGGCTTCGGCGTGCCGTTGTTCGGGATGCATGGGCGCGATGCCTATGCCGCGATCGATTTCGGCCGCCCGATCGAAGAGGTGTCGGATAGCCAGCTCGGCCTCGTGCGGGCGATCGCGCAGGCGGCGCACCAGCGGGTCTGCGTGCTGATCGAAAGCGCGCCGGAGAAGATCAGCCTGTCCGAACGCGAGCGCGAAGTGCTCGAGTGGTTCACCGAGGGCAAGTCGCTCTCGGTTACGGCGGACATCATGGGGCTTTCGCCCGACACGGTGAAGACCTATGCCCGCCGGATCTATGCGAAGCTCGATGCATCGGACCGGGTCGGGGCAGTGGTGAAGGCGCTCAGGCTCGGCCTTGTCCACGTCTAG